From the Clostridium sp. Marseille-P299 genome, the window TCTGAAGCTGATTTCTAATCTGCTCAAGAATCTGATCATCACCACTAACCACCACTGTCATTCTTGAAAACTGAGGCTTCTCCGTTTCTCCAACCGTTAAGCTATCAATGTTATATCCTCTTCGGCTAAACAATCCTGCGACACGGCTTAACACACCTGCTGTGTTATCAACTAATAATGATAAAACCATCTTTCTCATAAGATTCTCCTCCCTCGTATGAATACTCAGTAGATATTGGTTTAGCATAACGCAAAATTTATGTAAAAATGCTTCAAACCCTTGAAAACACAATTCTTTTGCACTTTACTGTTTTAACGTTACTAAGTATTTTAACAACTTCAATTTTATTTGTCAAGGATATTTATTAATCAGATAATCGAATTTTTTGTAAAATAATTCTATGTTCTTGATTTTTTTTAATATCGCAATGGATTAAAATTTTAGACTGCTATAAAATAGATCTTATTCAACTCTATTTTAAAACAGTCTAGATTATGTCTTTTAGCTATGATCTTAGCTATATTGTTTCCTATATTGTTTCCTATATTGTCCCCTATTTTCCTTACCTATCTTTTAAATATTGCTAAATCGACTGGATAAATCTAAATTCTTTACAATCTCCTCATTGGTTTTCATGTCATTACTTATGTCATTCATACGTAATACAAGATTCGAGGTATTATCCGCAACATTATTAACTCCAACTGTACTCTCATCAATGGCAGTGGCAACTCCTTTAAAGGAACCAATCATCTGTTCTATCATATCTTTTAAATTTTTAGTCTTATTCAAAAATCCGTCCATTTGCTTATGAATAAATATTGCATCTTCATTATATTGACTTCCAGTACTTACATTCTTATCATAATCATTCATAATTGTAGTTTGTATATACTAAAGAACCTGTTCTGAACTATCCATTAGCTTTTTCACTGCACCTAAGACCTTACCGCTGATATCTTGTATATTTGTTGCTGTTGCTCTACTATTATCCGCTAATTGACGTATCTCATCAGCAACAACAGCAAAACCTTTACCTGCTTCTCCTGCTCTAGCAGCCTCAATTGAAGCATTTAAAGCAAGTAGATTGGTTTGATTGGATATATCAAGAATATCCTTTGTCAATTCATCAATTTGAACTACTTGTTTACTATCTTCAATTGCATCATGTAATGAAGTACCAATTTTGTTCACCATGTTTCTAGTCGATTCTTTATTTTCCTCCGCAGAATCCTTCATCTCATTTGCTCTTATTTTCATTTCGTCAACATAAGCTACGATATGATTTGCACTCTCTGTCATATCAATCACATCATTATCTAAAAATGATGCATTTTCAAGCATTACTGTAATTGAAGCTGTAACCTCTTCCATGCTAGCAGCAAGTTGCTGCATTGTAGAAGAAATATCGTAGGAATTTTCATTGACCTCATCTATATTTGATACTACATTTGTAACACTGGTGTGCAATCGTTGAGAATTACTAATCATATGCTTTAAAATTCTTTGTAGGGTATTTAAAAAAGTATTAATTCCTATTGCTAAATTTCCAACCTCATCTTTGGTTTTTACGGTGATACGTTTATCCAAATCCCCTTTTTCTTGATTAATTTCATCAATAATCTTATTTAATTCTTTGGTCGCTTTTCTTGTAGGCGATATCACTGAAACAAATGTAATAATTCCAGCCATTAGACCAAGTAATAACATAAAAATTGCTCCATATAGATTAGCACTTTTAACTCTGAGAGCAAGTTCATTTATTTCCTGTTTAGTTTTTGCAATACTGTCCAAACTCGTATTGCCAAGCCCATTCAATGAAATCTCAAATACTTGATTTAAGTATAAATAATTGGTTAAGTTCGCTAACAATGAAAATATTGTTAGCACTGCTACTACTACTAAAATTTTTGTTGCAATGCTTCTCTTCATACTCCACCTCCGGATTTTATCCATCCCTTATAATTTTTTACTATATAACTCCAAAATATAATTATATAGTAACTGGAAAGAAATTCAAGTGATAATAAGTATGATTTTTATAATATTTGCTATTATTTTGTCGAATCTTGTCAGATAATAAATTATTTGTTAACATTTTTATGCTTATTTTTGCTTTTCATGTATTTATTGCAATTATTATTCAGTATTTATGATGTTTAAACTTACTGTTTGAATTAATCATATAAGTCAACTATTTGATTTACTGATTAAATTTATTGAATAACATTACTGATTGAGTTTACCGATTGAATTTACTGATTAAGCTTACTGATTGAATTTACCGATTGAATTTACTGATTGAATTACTGATTAAACTTACTGATTGAGTTTACCGATTGAATTTACACAGAAAAAATAAGAGACCATCTACCTGATAGCCTCTTATCTTACATTGTCTTATCTTACTATACTCAAATGTTGTATTCACTTATGTGATCTTATCTTGTCTTTTCTATACCGTTCTAAACTTATCTGCTTCCTTATTTAAACTTGTTACGATTTCCTTATTCAGTTCCATTTCATTACTTATATCATTCATACGTAACACAAGATTTGATGTACTATCTGCTGCGTTACTTACACCAATGGCACTCTCGTCAATAGCCCCCGCAACCCCTTGGAATGATTGAATCATACTACCAAGCAATTCTTTTAAATCTTTTGTTTTGCCAAGGAAATTATCCATAACCTCATCAATGTAAATTGAGTCATCAAGATATTTCTTACCTATATATACATTCTTTTCATAATCCGTTAAAATCGTCGTCTGAATATATTGTAATACATGCTCTGAGCTATCCATAAGTTTTGCTACTGCATCCATAACTAAACCACTAATATCTTGGATATTTGTAGCAGTTGCTCGGCTGTTATCTGCTAACTTTCTAATTTCCTCTGCAACAACAGCGAAACCTTTTCCTGCTTCTCCTGCTCTAGCTGCCTCGATTGATGCATTTAATGCTAATAGGTTTGTTTGATTGGAGATATCAAGAATTTCTTTCGTTAATTCATCAATTCGAGTTACTTGTCTACTATGTTCAATCGCATCTTGTAGCGTAACTCCAATTTCTTGAACAATTCGATTGGATGATTCTTTATTCTGCTGTGCAGTGTCCTTCATCTCGTTGGCTCTTATCTTCATTTCACCAACATAGTTTGCCATACTTTTGGTGCTTTCTGCTATATCACTAACACCCGTATCAAGAACATCAATATTTTCTAACATTGTAGAAATAGTAGCAGTTACTTCCTCCATACTAGCCGCTAGTTGTTGCATAGTGGACGATATTTCATAGGAATTCCCATTCACTGCATTAATATTGGTAACTACGTTAGTTACACTTGTATTTAACTGATGAGAATTCATAATCATATGTTTCATAGTTCTTTGTAAGGTATCAAGAAATGTATTAATACCAATCACTAATTGTCCAACTTCATCTTTAGTCTTGATAGGAATTCTCTTGGTTAAATCTCCATGCTCTTGTTCAATACCATCTAATATATTATGTAAATCTTTCGTTGCCTTCTTTGTAGGCGATATAACCGTTACCAGTGTAATTACAATAGATACTATCCCTATAAACAACATAATAACAATACCATTGATATTCGTTAATTTTATATTTGCATAGATTTCATCTAAAGATTGTCTGGCAGTTTCAACACTTTGTGCATCTGTACTACCAAGTTGTTCTGACGCAACTTGATAAAAACGGCCTAAATTTGCATAGTTCGTTATATTGGCAAGTACTCCAAAACCAGTTAATATTATTACTAATGATAGAATTTTAATTGCTATGCTCTTTCGCATAATCCACCTCCGGATTTTATCTGTTATAGTATTTTTCATACCTTAATTAATTTAATGTACCTTATTCATTATATATATTAAGATAATTATTACAAGCAGATAATTTCGATATTAAAATTTTTTATTTTGCTATACTAAGCAAAGTGTTTGTGAGAATTCTTTAAATATATCTTCTACTCTATTTTTAATTGTTTCCATTTTATCTTTCGGAATAAAATATTCTTTATAAAGAATACTTATCATCAAAGTATCGTTCATAGTTGCCACACCTAATGTTTTATCGTATTTAAGTGATGAGTGCGGCATATAAACAAAATTCTTTAACTCATAATTACTATCTGATAAATCTATACTAAGCGCCCCTAAGTTTGAAAGAGATATTCCTTCTCCCCCAGCTAATGGTGCTAGTAAAGCTGCTGCCTTTAAAAGTATTGGAGATAGATATTTACCCATGGAAGCAAATGATAAAGCATCTATGACACTATTATCAAGTTGACAAAACAACTGTGGAACTAGAAGTGTTTGCTTAGGATCATTTACATACTCCCTTATAATGTCTCCAAATTGTCTTGCATTTTCCCAAAAGTCCATTTTATCATTATAGTAAAAATTCGGTGTAAAAGATGAAGCATAGTTTCCAACACATCTTCCTGGATTAATATTGATTTTATCACGAATATTCATTGCCACTGTAACATTTTCAGATTCATGCTCTGTTAATTCCTTTAATGCTTTTAAAAATACTGTTGTAATAAGTGTGTTTACCGTTACATGATTTTCATTGCATTTACGTTTTAATTCATGGTATTCTTCATTCTCTATTTTTAAAACCATAACATCGATATAATGTTGTTCGTGGTATAATGCAAAGATTTCTTCATATTCATCATCTGTAAATATTTTTCTTTCCTTACTCCACTCTTCATTTAAAGCTTTAATATGTTCCACATATTCTTTATCCAGTTTGCTCTCTTCTGGCAAATCTTTATACGAAGTAATTAATTTTGACTCCACTACTTCTAATTTTTTCTCATTACAATATATTTCTAATAAATCTTGGAATAAGTATGCGTAGGACAATCCATCTCCCAATAAATGATGTCCTATCATAATTAATTCAAATTCCTTATGTCCCATTAATACAAAAAATCGAATCGGAGTCATTTCAGCAGCACGAAATGGTTTATTATCTTCTTCCTTTACTATGTCAATCCACTGATTATCATCCACTTTATCCATATAATACACAGGAAATTTAATTTCCTCTTTGTAGACGAATGAAAGTTGACTATTAGAATCAACCTCGATTATACTTCGTAACATAGGATGTACTCTTCTTAATTCATCCACAGCTTTTTCAAATTTTGTTAAGTTAAACTCCCCTACAATCGTTCCCTTTACTACTAAATGCGTACTCGTTGCCCTATAAAAATTTCTTTCTACTAATAACCCTTCATGTCTTTTTCTCATCTTATGCCTCCTAATTAATTAGTTACTCCTCCGTATTTTTATAACCTTTGTACTCTACTCTTTTCCTCTAATAAAATAGCATAGAAATTTTTATATATATGAATTGCCATCCCCCACTATAATCCTTACATATATCTGCATATTTCTAACTTATCCCTTTATAATCAATTCTATTTTATTAGCTTTATCCTCCCTCTCTACTATATTTTACCAATTGTCCAAAAAATAGTATAACAAAAAAGTAATATTACTTCAATATACATTTTTTATTTTAAAATTTACGATTTTATCTATTAATGTCTGAAATTTACAAATACTAACTTCACATATTCATATATATTTGCTATCAAAATACACAAAATGCAAAAATAACAACAAAAAAAGTTATTGTAAAATAGTCTAATTACTTAATACTATCTCACAATAACTTTTTATTCTGGGATTAAATTATCCTTTTATGATAGGATTCTTATTATTATTCCTAATTATTTAACTACTGTTCTTTGAAGATACTCAAAAGCATTATTAATACCAGTAAGAACTGCTTTCGTTGAAATAGTAGCTCCAGACACCGCATCTACTTTTGTTCCATCAGTTGTTTCTTCTTTACTGTCCTCATTGCTCTCTTCACTCTTATTATCTTCTTTTTCATCAGTAACAACTGTATCTACAGCTGTTCCAGATGCTTGTTCTAAGCAGTTTCCAACCAAATCAACAAAATCCGTAATTGCAATACTTACACTTGCTACTGCATCTGTCTTACCTTCTTCATTTAAAGTAATTCCAGATAGACTTTGATTTTCAATTACATAAGCTGCTAAAGCTTCTGCTTGTTCTGCCCATGTTGGTCCATTGTCTGTCATTACATACTCACCATTCATGGATTGTACTGACTTTTTATTTCCATTAGCATCAACACTGTCCCAAACAACATTCGTAATCTTACCATCTTTTACAGTTACACTAACTTCACTCGTCCATCCATGATCTTCTTTTCCAACAGCATCATAAGTTCCGTCCTTTAAAGATAATGTTTGTGCTGTTGTTCCAGAAGCTAATTCTAAACATTCTTTTACACCATCTACGAATTCGGTAATTGAAATACTTACACTTGCTACGGTATCTGTTTTTCCACCATCTAATAAATTAAGTGTATCAACTGTTTGGTTTTCGATTACATAAGCTGCTAAGGCTTCTGCTTGTTCTGCCCATGTTGGTCCATTGTCTGTCATTACATACTGACCATTCATAGACTGTACGGATTTTTTCTCACCAGCTTCATTCACTGCATCCCAAACAACGTCTGTAATTACTCCACCAGCAACCGTTAAGCTTACCTGACTAGTCCAGCCATTGCTTGCTTCTTTTGCTTTTACTTCATATGTTCCATCTTTTAAGGCAACATCAACTGGTTTTGTTTTTCCAGATGCTAAGTCAAGACATTCCTTTACACCATCTACGAATTCGGTAATTGAAATACTTACACTTGCTACAGTATCTGTTTTTCCACCATCTAATAAATTAAGTGTATCTACTGTTTGGTTCTCGATTACATAAGCTGCTAAGGCTTCTGCTTGTTCTGCCCATGTTGGTCCATTATCTGTCATTACGTACTGACCATTCATAGACTGTACAGATTTCTTCTCACCAGCTTCATTCACTGCATCCCAAACAACGTCTGTGATTACTCCACCAGCAACCGTTAAGCTTACCTGACTAGTCCAGCCATTGCTTGCTTCTTTTGCTTTAACCTCATAAGTTCCATCGTTTAGAACAACCGTAGCTGGTTTTGCTTTGCCAGAAGCTAATTCTAAACATTCTTTTACACCATCTACGAATTCAGTAATTGAAATACTTACACTTGCTACGGTATCTGTTTTCCCGCCATCTAATAAATTAAGTGTATCTACTGTCTGATTCTCAATTACATAAGCAGCTAAAGCTTCTGCTTGTTCTGCCCATGTTGGTCCATTGTCTGTCATTACGTACTGACCATTCATGGATTGTACGGATTTCTTCTCACCAGCTTCGTTCACGGCATCCCAAACAACGTCTGTGATTACTCCACCAGCAACCGTTAAACTTACCTGACTAGTCCAGCCATTGCTTGCTTCTTTTGCTTTTACTTCATATGTTCCATCAACTAATTGAGTAGCTTCATTGTTATTGGTATTAGTCTCTACCTCTTC encodes:
- a CDS encoding methyl-accepting chemotaxis protein, with the translated sequence MKRSIATKILVVVAVLTIFSLLANLTNYLYLNQVFEISLNGLGNTSLDSIAKTKQEINELALRVKSANLYGAIFMLLLGLMAGIITFVSVISPTRKATKELNKIIDEINQEKGDLDKRITVKTKDEVGNLAIGINTFLNTLQRILKHMISNSQRLHTSVTNVVSNIDEVNENSYDISSTMQQLAASMEEVTASITVMLENASFLDNDVIDMTESANHIVAYVDEMKIRANEMKDSAEENKESTRNMVNKIGTSLHDAIEDSKQVVQIDELTKDILDISNQTNLLALNASIEAARAGEAGKGFAVVADEIRQLADNSRATATNIQDISGKVLGAVKKLMDSSEQVL
- a CDS encoding methyl-accepting chemotaxis protein translates to MRKSIAIKILSLVIILTGFGVLANITNYANLGRFYQVASEQLGSTDAQSVETARQSLDEIYANIKLTNINGIVIMLFIGIVSIVITLVTVISPTKKATKDLHNILDGIEQEHGDLTKRIPIKTKDEVGQLVIGINTFLDTLQRTMKHMIMNSHQLNTSVTNVVTNINAVNGNSYEISSTMQQLAASMEEVTATISTMLENIDVLDTGVSDIAESTKSMANYVGEMKIRANEMKDTAQQNKESSNRIVQEIGVTLQDAIEHSRQVTRIDELTKEILDISNQTNLLALNASIEAARAGEAGKGFAVVAEEIRKLADNSRATATNIQDISGLVMDAVAKLMDSSEHVLQYIQTTILTDYEKNVYIGKKYLDDSIYIDEVMDNFLGKTKDLKELLGSMIQSFQGVAGAIDESAIGVSNAADSTSNLVLRMNDISNEMELNKEIVTSLNKEADKFRTV
- a CDS encoding condensation domain-containing protein, translated to MRKRHEGLLVERNFYRATSTHLVVKGTIVGEFNLTKFEKAVDELRRVHPMLRSIIEVDSNSQLSFVYKEEIKFPVYYMDKVDDNQWIDIVKEEDNKPFRAAEMTPIRFFVLMGHKEFELIMIGHHLLGDGLSYAYLFQDLLEIYCNEKKLEVVESKLITSYKDLPEESKLDKEYVEHIKALNEEWSKERKIFTDDEYEEIFALYHEQHYIDVMVLKIENEEYHELKRKCNENHVTVNTLITTVFLKALKELTEHESENVTVAMNIRDKININPGRCVGNYASSFTPNFYYNDKMDFWENARQFGDIIREYVNDPKQTLLVPQLFCQLDNSVIDALSFASMGKYLSPILLKAAALLAPLAGGEGISLSNLGALSIDLSDSNYELKNFVYMPHSSLKYDKTLGVATMNDTLMISILYKEYFIPKDKMETIKNRVEDIFKEFSQTLCLV
- a CDS encoding FMN-binding protein, whose protein sequence is MRKQKRWIGVTAITGVTIVALTASVIIKKNLTNDVNEVINITEEGTNLGIKQIEVVTDKDGNVSGYKVNVETKGFGTDPIVMAVSFNATADEVTGLEIISHSETDGYGARITEDAFLSQFTGLKLPVYIDGMNVGTEKEPDKAEEVETNTNNNEATQLVDGTYEVKAKEASNGWTSQVSLTVAGGVITDVVWDAVNEAGEKKSVQSMNGQYVMTDNGPTWAEQAEALAAYVIENQTVDTLNLLDGGKTDTVASVSISITEFVDGVKECLELASGKAKPATVVLNDGTYEVKAKEASNGWTSQVSLTVAGGVITDVVWDAVNEAGEKKSVQSMNGQYVMTDNGPTWAEQAEALAAYVIENQTVDTLNLLDGGKTDTVASVSISITEFVDGVKECLDLASGKTKPVDVALKDGTYEVKAKEASNGWTSQVSLTVAGGVITDVVWDAVNEAGEKKSVQSMNGQYVMTDNGPTWAEQAEALAAYVIENQTVDTLNLLDGGKTDTVASVSISITEFVDGVKECLELASGTTAQTLSLKDGTYDAVGKEDHGWTSEVSVTVKDGKITNVVWDSVDANGNKKSVQSMNGEYVMTDNGPTWAEQAEALAAYVIENQSLSGITLNEEGKTDAVASVSIAITDFVDLVGNCLEQASGTAVDTVVTDEKEDNKSEESNEDSKEETTDGTKVDAVSGATISTKAVLTGINNAFEYLQRTVVK